CAGCAGATTTTATTCTTGGACCTAAGAATGATAGCTTGCATTTTCTTTTCTcagaaaatagagaaaattaTGTTTGGTTCCTGTTCAATGTCATGCCATCAAGAGATAACAATAGTATCAAATGCATTGCTTGAATTTCTGTCATCTAAACCTGTTTTACTCTCATCTGCAGATGACAGGCTCACCGCGTGCTTCTTCACTAGAACGCAGAGTTGCCGGAGGATTGCTTCTTCATAAGCTTGAGGAAGTCAATAAATCAGTAAAGGTCTGTATCTGAATATCTTCTCTTTATAAAGCATGGATTCAATTGAAgaacttataattttttttcctctctcAAATAAATGGAAACACCATCTCATTTTCATGGTTTCCTCTTGTTCTAGGGCTCAGACCATATTTGTGTATCTTTAGAAAAATTTATGTTATTCATCGACCCTTTACTAGCTCCAAATTCAcgcttatccaaaaaaataaaactagcTCCAAATTCACAACATGGTCCTATAGAATCGATTTTTGTTGTCTCATTCCTTCACCTCATCAGGCATGAGTGTATTTTGTTGACAGATACACAACAGAACAGCAAGCCTAGGAAATGTGCTATTTAACTTAGTTGTTGATTATTTACGTTCATGCTTTAATTGCTTTCCTTTTTGGCTCTATATTCATGACCAGAGACTTGAGGTGCTTTTTGAGAAGTCACATGCTTCCCCCGCCAGCAGGTGAAGTATAGAACCATGGTCAGCGTGTCAAGAATTGAATTGAAAGGAGTTTCTAACAGCATGTCTGGATCAGCTTCTGTGTCTTTTGAATCAATATTGGAACTTAGGAGCTACTCATAGAAGCttctccccataattgattctggtttTAGAATCAATATAAATTAGTTGTACCTTGTTTATATCTATGGAAAGATGAAATGATGTTGTAACTATCCTGGTGCTATTGAGTCACCCTTTTAATTGACTGTATAGTATGTGCTGGCTGAGGACAGTAGATTCTACATATATTGTTTTTATAGTTTTCTATTGTCTTCCATTTTTTATCCCTGTCAAACTGTATATTCCTTTGATTTATTTCTGTGCCCAAAGCCTTTAttggtttttcttcttcttggtaTGATCAAACCAACTTTAGCCAGATTCTATCATTTTCAATACACTAGGTGTTACTCCAATTTTTTTCGTGAATAAATTCATTAAACCTTTTTTTATATCTTAGCTCATTTGATGGAAACAAATGGGGTGTGAATAAATTGGTGTATGAGACGTGGAGTAGTAACTCTCTTTCCAACACTCTTTCATTaattagtactccctccgtccttaattataagctaaagttgtaaaaatcacacttattaagaaagccttaattgatgcattggttttcaaaaaaaatgtacaactttctatgtttacccctatttatgataacactttttcatcattgtactactaatggtggtgctccactaccaataaatgcaagggtgaatatggaaagaaatattaacttttgcaaggttagcttatatttagtgacacaaaaaaagtctcaatgttagcttataattagggacggagggagtagtttaAATTTATGTGGGTCTCATATTTTTAGTGGACCTCACTTGAATTTTAATCAATCAATAAGAGTGTTGAAAAGAGTGCTAAAAAGAGAGTATTGTTACTCCAATAAGAGTATTTTTCATGAGATgcaatgagtgatatgattggAAAAGAAGAAATAGATAGAAACATAGTGGAATTGAAAAGATATGGAAACAAATTGAGGTGTGAATGAATTAAGTTATTTTTGGTACAAAGGATGAATCAAATTTGATGACATCCATCTAGTGTGTGTACTATGGACGCTATTAATTTGTGGTTACAATTAAATGACCAATCTATTCATTGAATTTTCTTCACAAACAAGGCTATCCTATATATCCAATACCCATTATATCTTCAGAATTAGAACAGTAACACTTTTCTCTCTGCACTTCTCATTAATATTCTTTGTCCTCTGCATATCAAATAGTTAAAAATGGCTTCTTTTGCTACTCTCCATGGCCTGCATGGTTCTCTTCTGAGATCCCAGTTCCTAGGCCAAGATTACCACTGTACTCATCATCACTTTCCTCTGAAACAACCCTCCACATCACATCAAAGAAAACAAACTTCTGAGTTACATGCCAAGTTCAACATAATGGAAATCATGGGAGGCAGAGGACTCTGCAATGGAGAAAAAGGCCTTCAACAAGAGCTGGAAAGGCAAGTTGTTGTTGATGACCACCCGCTGCCGCCGCCGCCAGAATCAAGTGGTGAAGAGCAAGAACAGCTGAATAGTGATGGCAGTGTTGTTGCAGTTGCAGAAGATGCTTTTGAGAAAGAAATGATGGGTTTGACTGGGGGGTTCCCTGGTGGTGAGAAAGGGTTGAAGAAGTTCATTGAAGAAAATCCACCTCTCCCTAAATAGGAATTTTTCTCAACCCTTCACTTTGAAAGAAGCCAAAGCCATGGAGAACAATCAAAAGAATGCAAAGTCTTCCATTCTGATTTCTCTGACAATTCAAACTTTGaggttttctttctcttcctctgatcttcatTCTGATGAGACTCAACCCTTCACTTCAATGAGTGTTACTTAAACTGTTACATTTTAAATCTATATGTGGTTTAATTAACAATTCAATGTATGCAAGTTGTCTCTCAGTTTCAAAGTTCAAATTCTGTAATACaaatacctttttttttgtagtttCTTATATCATTGTTCCTAGTCCATGGAGTATCTTCATGATTTTAATGAGTAGATTATATGAAATTTATTCAATTTGGTCAAAAGATTAACAGCGTCAAAATAGTATTCAAAGGATAATTCTGGTTCATTGTATGCAAATTGGTCTTTGGTATTGCACATCATCTTGTGAACAATTGGACCATTTTGATTTAGAAACAGGTATCATTCAAGGAAAAAAAGAGAGTTATGTCATGGTTTTCTGCGACtaatttaattgattttctaGAATATTTGATGTAAATTTACTCTTAATCATAATTTTATGTTTCAGGACTGTGTTCTTTCCATTGTTGTTGCCAATATAATCAATTTGGCACACTTGAAAATGGGAATAGAAAAATTTAGATAACTTATACTTAAATTTACAATTAGAAATATCAGACTGAATTTTAAACATAAAATGAGACAAAAAAAATTGGTCAATTTTGATGAATCATAGCCACAGAAAAAGAATGTGCCTTCTTCAGTACATGTGCTTGATTAGATGCTCCAGATTAGCCACACAACAAAATTGCATTTGGACACGAGTTCTTTCTAGCCAATGAAAAGAGATCTTCCCTCCTATGTTGAAGCTTATGAACTTGAAGGTAAGAGCTCAATTATTCATAAATCAATTTTATACAACTTTCTATAAAAGCATTTTTCTTCCTCAACTCTCTTTATCATCTCAACCATCACATTTCATATTTGACTCTTTTTTCTCTTACATTTTTATACCAATATTTGTATAAACAATTGTGTATATATAGTTTCTCTG
This is a stretch of genomic DNA from Lotus japonicus ecotype B-129 chromosome 1, LjGifu_v1.2. It encodes these proteins:
- the LOC130728222 gene encoding NAD(P)H-quinone oxidoreductase subunit S, chloroplastic-like gives rise to the protein MASFATLHGLHGSLLRSQFLGQDYHCTHHHFPLKQPSTSHQRKQTSELHAKFNIMEIMGGRGLCNGEKGLQQELERQVVVDDHPLPPPPESSGEEQEQLNSDGSVVAVAEDAFEKEMMGLTGGFPGGEKGLKKFIEENPPLPK